TGCTGGCTTGACGGTTCGAATAGGAAGGTCTTGGTAAAAACAACAATGGATGCTCCAAGAGAACTCGCTGTGAACCCTCTAAAGAGACTGTTATACTGGATCGATTATGGTCAGTACCCACGAATTGGAAAGGCGTATTTGGATGGTAGCAACTGGCAAACCGTAGTGAGCTCTGGAATATCAAACCCGAGAGACCTGACCATCGATATGTTGACTCATGACGTCTATTGGGTTGACTCTAAACTGGACCAAATCCAAAAGATCTCCTTCAATGGTGGTAATAGACAACTGATTAGATCAAACTTACCAAATCCTATGGGCATCGCGATACACACGGGTAGCGTTTACTGGGTTGATAGAAACTTGCAAACTATCTACAAAGCGTCCAAATTGCCTGGCAATATGTCCATGCCAGAGAAAGTTAGAATAAACCTTCCCAAGCTCAGAGATATTGTTATATTTGATGTGAACAATCAGCCTACGGACGAAAACAACCCTTGCAGAAAGCTTGGCAATGGTGGATGTGATCAACTTTGCTTCAGTTACCCACCGGAAGCTAACAAGGGATATACTCATAGATGTGACTGTGCAACTGGACAAATCTCTGCTTCGAATCCGAAGAAATGTGACGTGGTTGAGGAGTACCTGGTATTCACCACAAGGACTGAAATTCGAGCTATAAACTTAGATCCGAAATCTACAGGAGTGCCTTTTAAACCTGTCGTCAACCTTACAAATGTTGTAGGTGTAGAGTTTGATTACACCGACAATAAGCTGTTCTTTACTCAGATCAGGCCATGGGCTAGAATAGGCTGGATGTCTGCTAACAACCCAGATCCATCGACCATCCAGAACATCATTAGTAAGGGCATCAATCCTGAAGGTATATCTTATGACTGGACGCAAAAGAAAGTTTACTGGACAGACAGTTCTAACAATTCCATTTACGCCATGAACCTCGATGGTACAGAGCTTGTAATGATTGCTAGAGTCGAACGCCCGAGAGCTATTGTTGTTGACCCATGCAACGGAACTCTATACTATACAGATTGGGGCAGATTTGGGACTTCTGGAAAGATCTATAGAACAACCATGGCTGGATCATTGAAGAAGGCAATCATAGACAAGGACTTATCGCAACCTAGTGGCTTGACCATTGACTTTGATGAAAACATGTTATATTGGACCGATGCTGTCAGAGAGAAGATTGAACGGTCTAAGCTAGATGGTTCTGATAGAGAAGTTCTGATCAGTGCAACCATCTATCCATTCGCCATCACCGTTTTCGGTAACTACATTTACTGGACTGACCTTCAGCTTCGCGGTGTGTACAGAGCAGAAAAACATACTGGTGCTAACATGATAGAGATGGTGAAGCGATTGGAAGACTCGCCTCGTGACATTCACATTTACAGTCCGAGCAGACAAAAGTGTCAAGTGAATCCCTGTAAGATTAGCAATGGAGGTTGCGCACACAGCTGTCACCCTGCACCTAACAACACTGTCGAGTGCAAGTGTGATGATAACACTAAACTGGTAAACGAAGGCAGAATGTGTGTGGCTAAGAACATTACCTGTGACCCTAGCAAGTTCTTCTGTGCCAACGGCAAGTGCATCAGTAAGATGTGGTCATGTGACGGAGATGACGACTGTGGGGATAACTCAGATGAAGACAAGAACTACTGCACGTACCACTCGTGTTCGCCTAGCGAGTTCCGCTGTAACAATGGCAGGTGTATCTTCCAGTCATGGAAATGTGATCATGAAAATGATTGCAAAGACGGATCTGATGAAGAAGGATGCGTATACCCACCATGCGCTGAGGGCGAGTTTACGTGCCTCAACTCTCGTTGTATACCAATGTCGCAAGTCTGTAACGGAATCAACGATTGTAAGGACAACATCACATCGGACGAGACACATGAACGTTGCCCGATGAACACAACGTGCCCGACTAACCATCTAAAATGCGAGAAGACGAATATTTGCGTTGAACCCTACTGGCTCTGCGATGGTGACAATGACTGCGGTGACAATTCTGATGAAGACCCACTGCATTGTGCCCAGAGAACGTGTCCTCAAAACAGTTTCCGTTGTCCCAACCACCGATGCATCCCTGCCACGTGGTATTGCGACGGAGACGACGACTGCGGTGACGGCGCTGACGAGCCGCCAGAGTACTGCCGCTCAGAAGGCCGCACGTGCTTCGGTGACCTCTTCACTTGTGACAACGGAAACTGCATACCCAGAATCTACATTTGCGATGGTGACAACGACTGTCTGGACAACAGTGACGAAGACGATCGTCATCAGTGCAATGAACGCAAGTGTGATGCTGAAACTGAATACACATGTGAAGAAAACAAATTCTGGCAACGAGCGCAATGTATTCCCAAGAAATGGATCTGTGATGGTGATCCAGATTGTATTGATGGAGCTGATGAAAACTCAACCATCCATCACTGCGCCACACCCACACCTTGCTCTGAAGACCAATTCCAATGTAACAACGGCCGCTGTATCAACGAAGGCTGGGTGTGTGATCACGACAACGACTGTGGTGACGGCTCTGACGAAGGTAAACGTTGTAACACTCAATACAAGCAATGTAGCGATCAAGAGTTTAAATGTCAGAATTTCAAGTGTATTAGAAACCACTTCAGATGTGACGGTGAAGATGATTGTGGTGATCATTCTGATGAAGTTGGATGTGTTAAAGAGAATAAGACATGTCCTGCTGGCCAGTTCAAATGTAATAATGATCAGTGCATCGATAACAGACTGGTCTGCAACAAAGTGTCTGATTGTACCGACGACTCTGACGAACCTCCTCATTGTAACATCGATGAATGTGCTAAGCTAGAAATCAATCAATGTGGCCACAAATGTATTGACACTCTAACAGGCTACTATTGCGACTGTAATCAAGGCTACAAGCTGCTCGCGGATGGTAAAGCTTGCGCAGACATAGACGAATGTATAGAAACGCCAGGAGTTTGCTCGCAGTACTGCTCCAACACCCCTGGATCCTACTATTGTAAATGTAACGACCAATATTATGAAAGAGAACCTGATGAGCACACTTGTAAGCGCAAGGATAACACCACCGCCTGGATTATATTCACGAACAAGTATTACGTGAGGAACATGTCCACCGACGCCAGTTTATATAACTTGATGCATCAAGATCTGATGAACGTCGTCGCAATCGACTTCGACTTCAAAGAACAGAGAATGTATTTCGCTGACGTCTCCGCTAAGACCATTTACCGATCAAACTACACCGACCCCAGTCCCACAAAAGAAGTGGTTATCAGACATGACTCGCATGGTCTTGAAGGTATAGCCGTTGATTGGATTGGAAGGAAACTTTACTGGCTTGACAGACATTCTAAAAACTTGGATGTGTCAGAATTGGATGGTACTAGGAGAAAGACTTTGAAAACTGGCGTAACAGACCCTAGAGCAATAGTCGTGCACCCTGGAACAGGTTACCTTTACTTCACATCGTGGCATCTACAGGCTTACATAGGAAAATTGGGTATGGACGGGTCCAATTTCACTTCTATTCTGAACTGGGAGGATGACATCGCCTGGCCGAATGCTTTGACAATAGACTATTTCACTGACAGAATCTACTGGGCTGATGCTCATTTGGACTACATCGGTTCAGCTGATTTGGAAGGAAGGCACAGGCATGTCGTATTATCTGGTGCAAAAGTACCTCATGTGTTTGCTCTCAGTCTCTTCGATGACGAAATATTCTGGACTGATTGGAATCTCAAAGCAATTAGCAAAGCAAACAAACACTCGGGAGAAAATCTGACTGTACTAAGAAACACCACTCATAGACCGTATGATATTCACGTCGTTCATCCACTGAGACAACTGCCGTATCCCAACCCTTGTGGAGATAACAACGGAGGGTGCTCTCATCTGTGTCTGATAGCGCCGCCCCATGCATCCAGCTACCTGAACATCGAGGGTTACGGAGAAGAAGGCGCCACAACGTTCAAGTGTGCTTGCCCGAACCAATTCTACTTAGCCAGAGATATGAAAACATGTATTGCCAACTGCACAGACGGTCAACATAGATGCAACGGTCATGATGAGAAATGTATTCCATGGTTCTGGAAGTGTGACGGCGAGAAAGACTGTATGGATGGTTCTGATGAGCCTGAAACTTGCCCTGTTCGTCATTGCAGAGCTGGCTCATTCCAGTGTAAGAACACCAACTGCACGCCTGCCGCCACCATCTGTGACGGTACTGACGACTGTGGAGACGGAAGTGACGAGGCTGAGTGCGCCCACGAGTGCCCGCTCCTCGAGTTCAAGTGCAAGTCCAGTGGCAGGTGTATACTTGACAGTTGGAAGTGTGATGGCGACACAGACTGTAAGGACAATAGTGACGAAGACCCTGCAATGTGTCATAACCGACCTTGTAATCCTGACACCGAATTCGCATGCAAGAACGGAAGATGTATCCCGAAATTATGGATGTGCGATTTCGATAACGACTGCGGAGATGATTCTGATGAGCCAGCGTACATGTGTAGGCAAAAGAACTGTACCACTGGATGGAGAAGATGTCCCGGACAAGCGAACTATAGATGTATTCCGAAATGGTTGTTCTGTGACGGCAAAGACGACTGCAGAGATGGATCGGATGAATTACCAGAGAACTGTCCCACTTGCAGTGCCGAGACTGACTTCACATGCGACAACAAGCGCTGTATACCGAAACAATGGCTGTGCGACTTCACCGACGACTGCGGAGATGGTAGCGACGAGTCGGAAACGGTTTGCCAACATAAGTACAGAGAATGTTCGGAATCAGAATTCAAGTGCGGCAATGGAAAGTGCATTTCATCGAGATGGCGTTGTGACCACGAGGACGACTGCGGTGACAACACCGACGAAGCCGACTGCGGCGGCTTCAAGTGCAAGAACGGAACCTTCCAGTGCAAGTCCGGACACTGCATCGCTGCGTACTTCAGGTGTGACGGCGACAGAGACTGCAGAGACTTGTCTGATGAGATCGGGTGCCCACCGCGCTACCCTGGCGGCAGATACTGCCCGGAGAGCAGGTAACTGTCAATACCTACTatcatattattaattatttaggtaaatattCTTACTAGATTGCTTACGAATTGTCCAAATTACAGATTCCAGTGCGCGAACAACCTGTGCGTGTCTCAGTCAGACCTGTGTGACGGTACTGACGACTGCGGCGACGGCTCCGATGAAGCTGCCTCCATATGTACCAACTTCAACTGTGATACGCTGAGACGGTTCCACTGCGATAACCACAGATGTGTACCTCGGTAAGTGATACTTAACAATTTAAAGTTACAATTGATCAAAGTTGTTGTTTGTTGCGAGTACAGATTTAAAGTTCCAAGCAAGCGAAGGGTTCTTGTGTAgaattttttacattatttgcttttatattttcataacacTAACTTCTGCATCCAAAAATACCCTTAACAAATCCAAAATAAAGTCTGTTTCTAAACCACGATAACACACAACAGCTACCAAGTATGCGACGGAGTTGACAACTGCGGCGACGGCTCGGACGAGAACAACATGACGCTGTGTGCGGCGCGCGTGAAGCCGTGCGACCCGTACGCGCAGTTCCAGTGCGCCAACCGCCACTGCGTCGACCGCACGCAGCTCTGCGACTTCGCCGACGACTGCGGCGACGCCTCCGACGAGCTCGGCTGCCACCACACGCACACATGCTCGCATCTTGATAAAGGTACTACTCAGCTTGGAAAGTCAACGTTGTTCTGAAAATGGaagacaataattattatagatATTTTGAGAAACGTGTttgttaaaaagtatttataacaaaccatttaatgtaaataatataaacttccattaaatcattcaatcattGTACGTATTGAAACAATAAAACGTATTTGCACTAAAACGTCCTGATATTTTCCGTGTTTAGCCAAAATAGTTAACAAGTCTTAAAGGTATTGAAAGGCAATCGTATTGTCGAGCGGGTCTCATCACAGCAACTTTTGTTCCCCAGGAGGTTGCGAGCACTTCTGCACGAACCTGACGCAGatcggcggcgcgggcggctaCATCTGCACGTGCTTCCAGGGCTGGATCATCTCGCCCGTGGACAAGAAGCGCTGCGTCGACGTGGACGAGTGCGCCGCCGGCACGCACCACTGCTCGCAGATATGCAACAACCTCAACGGCAGCTACAGCTGCGACTGCACAGAAGGATTCAAGTTAGTCTCTCACTTTGTACTAATAATTCAACCTGTTGATACTATCATATAATCTGGCCTTAAAAATACCAGTTTAACGACTTCTCGATTTAATACTTTTCTAGCAAACTTTTCTACTGTGTAACTCCTCCAAAATAAAAATCGCTTACTTACAGACTGGCAGACAACTTATCAGGAGTATGCAAAGTTGTAGATGATGACGTTGTTCTTCTATTCGCCAATGGACCTGAAATACACGCCTTTGCACAAAAGGAAGACAGAGAGTATGACGTCATCACAGCCGAGAAGAGAATAGAAGCCATAGACTACGATCCTAAGCAAGAGATGATATTCTGGGCAGACAGTTACGATAAGACCATCAAGCGGTCCTACATGCTCAACGCACTGAACGGACAAGTCAAGAGTGGATTTGCCCAAGATCTCAACATGAAGGGTAACTCAAAACCGACTGCTTTGGCAGTAGACTATGTCGGAGATAACCTGTACTGGACGGAGACCGACAGGACAGGGTCGAAACCTCGAGGACGAGTCATGGTTGCAAGAACTGATGGAAGATACCGAAGAGCTATTGTGTCTGCGGGAATTGAAAGCCCCACGTCACTGGTTCTTGATCCTCAAATGGGAAGGATGTTTTGGGCTGACGCTGGTTCCGCTCCTAAAATCGAAATAGCTTGGATGGACGGTTCAAAGAGGAGACCGATTGTCACAGAAAACATCAGACATCCGACTGGCTTGGCCATCGACCATTTGATGGATCACGCTATATACTGGGCTGACACTAAACTGAACACTATCGAGATGATGAGGCACGACGGTTCTAACAGGAAGGTGATCCTGAAGGGCGACCTGCTGAAGCACCCGCTGTCACTGGACGTGTTCGAGTCCTCGCTGTACTGGGTCACCCGGGACACGGGTGAACTCGTCAGACAGGACAAGTTCGGAAGAGGAGTGCCATCGGTTATATCCAAGGATCTAGTCAACCCATCGGCTGTGAAAGGTGAGTCGAATTATTTTGGACAGACGATCGTTATTGAGCATTTccttcttttaaaataaataggtctGGAAtatatttgtgtgtttttgtaaCAGTGTACCACCCGCGGCGCTACAACGCGTCGGGCTCGGGCGAGTGCTCGCGCGCGGCGTGCTCGCACCTGTGCCTGCGCGTGCCGGGCGGGCGGCGCTGCGTGTGCCCCGAGCTGCAGCCGCCGCCCAAGCGCCTGGCGCACGAGCGGCAGTGCGACGCGGCCGTGGAGGCGCCGCGCGCGCTGCCGCGCGTGTGCCCGTGCGAGAACGGCGGCACGTGCGCGTGGGACGCGGCGGGCGCGCTGTCGTGCCGCTGCCGCGCGCCGCTGCAGCCGCCGCTgtgcgccgccagcgccgccagcgccgccgcgcgcgccgGCACCGCGGCCGCCGTGCTCGTGCCGCTGCTGCTCGTGCTGCTGCTGGCGCTGGCCGGCGCCGCCGCCTGGTTCGTCATTAGGAAACGACCTTTGTGAGTCTTATTATGATCTTTTATAGTCTTCGAAACCTTCACCTTATAGTcggtatatatattttttaagttaattcTGAATAAGTACCTCGCCCTAGGCGCCTAACTACAGCTTCTCCTTGAGATGTCATTCAAGGCTTTCGGCAATTGCACCGTTTTGACCGTGATAATCGACCTACCCGCGACAGAATCGACATTGCACAAGGCGACAACCTCGTACGCTAAGTCGAgacacttaatttttttttactgaacttTTCTTGTATGATTGCAGCGGTAAGGGCGGCGGGCTGAGCAGCCTGGCGTCGTCGCAGAGCGTGTCGTTCCGGCAGGGCTCCAACGTGGAGTTCGGCGGCGTGGGCAGCGCCGGCGAGCCCGCCTACACGCTGGAGGAGGCGCCGCGCAAGGGCCGCGACTTCAGCAACCCCATGTACGACGCCGTCACCCGCGCCGTCGCGCAGGGGGAGCCCGAGCCGCCTATACGTGAGTGCTACGCTCTATTACACGTATCGCCTAATCTTACCTACtctttacaatacaaaattattcatgaATTCTATCTATCATAAGTCTGCTGTAATTTCGTCTAAAAATTACTTTGGGTTGTATTGTTACCGCGATCCATAATCAAGTTAACCTaagaaaaacatcaaaaatcattGTATGTTTGAGTTTCCTGCTACCAGTCGAATCGTTGacctaaataaatgaaatgttgtttatttttttatgcagcCGGCATTTACGAAGTACCAGACGAGTTGAAGGATAAGGTGGTGTCGGCGGTGATCTCGCCGTCGTCGACGGAgacgcgcggcgcggcggcgcgcggcgcgggcgcgggcgcgggccgcGCGCTGGACCCCGCCGCCGACACCGGCCGCGACACCGCGGCGCTCGTGCGCGAGGACAACCACTGCTAGCGCCCGCCGCGCCGGCCGCTGTCGCCGCCGTCGTCCCGCGCGCTGCTGCTGCGCCCCGCAGCACTGCCGCGCGCATTGTTTTATAACGAACGCAACAATGGCCCAGATCATTCTTAGCTAAATTACTTCgtaaaaaaactaaagttaATGAAACTGTAAATGACGTAACACTAAGTGGTCCGGACCGCGGCCGCGCGGTCCCGCGTGTTCCGCGCGGCCGCGGCCGGACTGGAACTTTTTTTAAGTCTATTGTATCTTCCCCGTTCTATCCGTCCTTCTAGTTTtagctaataatttattttcatatatgtTACTGATATATTCCGCTAACTATGTATGTTACACTGTCTATGTTACGTTTCCTGTTGTATCTTCTATACAAAGTTATTATTGTAGCAATCCCAGCTAGTTCTGGACGTACTTATATGTCAGTATTTTCCTTTTAAGTTATCTGTTACTCTTCTGAATATTTTGTgctaaagtatataattttaaatctaaataaaccATATCATAGCGTGATACGTATGTTATAGTATGAAGAGATGTCTAAAGGTAGCGTAGAACTTGTACATTCCAGTAGTTCGAGACTAAAGACTAACGTTTCAGCCTAGGTGTACTCGGATATGATCGAGCTAATATTTGGTTGCGCTCAGCGTTCCAGGCCCGAACTATAACTGTATTCCTAAATATCTGTATAAATGATGTTGACTtagtaataaatgaataattagtacataaataagaaACTAGGAATTGTTGTTGGTAAAGGCCCAGAGCGCCATTTTATAGGCTTTTAAATTGATTTGACAATAAGCAATACACTATATTagagaataatttatttatttcgtttaagACTATGTAAAATAACTATGTTGTGTTTTATAATTGTCTATTAatcattaaagtaaatattataattttgtgggACTCTGACGATTTGCCATAAACGTGTGAGATAATGTTtctgttgtttttaattatgaaatatgtttttgtcatcactttgtttacattacaaactgtagttattataaatacgaacGTTCGCACTTGTGATGTACATTTTGATAGG
Above is a window of Helicoverpa armigera isolate CAAS_96S chromosome 11, ASM3070526v1, whole genome shotgun sequence DNA encoding:
- the LOC110375568 gene encoding low-density lipoprotein receptor-related protein 2 isoform X1 translates to MRSARQAFCLLLLAVAAAAQIDTRHLSGRTGRMKPRLPKQFLKKIRFKGDTICPSGMFRCPEGKCIPSLWVCNYQRDCEKGEDEFQSCPPPECEAGQLTCGQYVFNKTYCIPPHYRCDMQVDCVDGTDEADCTYRKCQTDDFQCGMEGVGPGKISAQGPCIPKEKKCDGYLDCRTGRDEQDCPGQPLACRLDQFRCASGNKCVDSSVKCDHKDDCGDNSDEAHCSFPACHIGQFRCSNALCIPATYHCDGYKDCSDGSDEANCTAIACPDNKYLCPKGGPGGAHKCIARSQLCDGKKDCEDNADEETACSTASCPALECEYKCVASPAGGACACAAGLALSADNRTCVDRDECKEWGYCHQLCINTPGSYKCLCAPGYSLAGGGRCAAGAGGAAPALLLAHAAAVLRMDLHGRAPVHVANATAAAGLDYHYRKNLLFWSDLKTRKIHSQPLSMGGPAGSGSSLGSGTDITVAGSWAPVALAVDWVGDKLYVADAIGQKVDVFELDGRWHAVVLGSNLTSPADLALDPTLGLMFVADSSQIVRANMDGTHAKSIVSEAAYKASGIAVDIIARRVFWCDSLLDYIETVDYDGNHRFLVLRGQQVPSPSRLALIEDRVYWSDNTKQGISSVNKYEGPSSIQAIYKMKDIREPKAITVVHSLKQTSVNNPCGTNNGGCAQMCIVTALQNGGLGYRCACNIGYRLETDLRNCDLVKEFLMYSQQRFIKGKVLNPVIEGFSDAILPVVSKRARFVGLDFDARDEHIYYSDVLQDVIYRVHRNGTTKEIVLASQNEGVEGLAADWASKNLYYIDSRKGTLNVLSTRHVTYRRTLLKDLKRPRAIVVHPNKGFIFFSEWDRPANISRAYTDGTNLLVFENVTLGWPNGLSIDFDADRLYWCDALLDHVQHSKLDGTDVKTVNSRLIRHPFSIVIHKEFMYITDWRLDAIVRLHKLTGEQEDIMVREPQTNRLYGVKVYSEEIQRIDPMQPCARDNGNCQKLCFAVPRNNTELLTVKCGCPYGEKLAPDGTSCIPDPSSEPPMQACPHSWDFTCNNQRCIPNSWVCDGDDDCLDNSDEEQNCTKTTCSASEFMCKSGRCIPATFKCDSENDCGDFSDETGCVNVTCSSSQFQCDNGRCVPNTWKCDSENDCGDGSDEGSHCAEKTCAYFQFTCPRTGHCIPASWVCDGDDDCFDKQDEADCPPVSCLASQFKCADLKQCVQEAYKCDGIPDCNDGSDEAGCPSLAPHQCQPDKQFQCRSSGICIPTTWYCDGTPDCEDLSDEPASCGAVSCAHNYFRCQNGRCVFKAYVCDGRDDCGDNSDEGLEHACKPPAFRCPADQWQCPGVTGRCVNITQVCDSKFDCPNGADEGASCDFAECEHQDGLCSNGCKQTPNGPLCLCPPGEELDVDGSNCKDINECDPPGLCSQTCTNTKGSYVCSCMDGYILTMNNHTCKANNHSSAFLIISNRHSILVADLNEQGLERVPINVENVVATASNMHTGTIFWSDMKLKKISRLDRGSEPQVIISTGLDLVEGLAYDWVGGNIYWLDSKLNTIEVAKEDGSARTALLSGNITQPRGMCLDPAPNARWLFWTDWGENPRIERVGMDGTQRSAIITTKIYWPNGLTLDTATQRVYFADSKLDFIDFCYYNGTGRQQVLAGSHYLLHPHSLTLFEDTLYWTDRQLNRVLSAHKFKGTNQTVVSHLISQPLSIHVHHPSLQPLYTSPCKKDSCQHLCLLSPNKTVAYTCMCKPGFKLLPDGKCIEEESAYLMVLKGSQVIDLSMDGSGRAGQLAPIVGIQGGVQLDYDRQGHMLYWLQSITGDSDDDENCTIYSMPYGGGNKVEFFGSDTGIVGAPSAIAFDWLGRNLYMANRVASNIELVRVDGKVKYRSIVMANDGSKASVAKPKGICLDPTEGKMYWSDEGGFGVPAKIGKANMDGTNPIILVDTIERPEAVTIDIEKKIIYFSTQFPASINSVNTEGNDRKTILSETNAISYPKVIAVLDSRLYALDPLHEKIIKADLPNGDNIKAILDNESDLKSFTIFQKRKMVHHPCSQSNGGCEQICIPGDGGSRVCACSVGYRKENEVNCVPYKTFAVVSQLDLIRGYSIDSSAEAMVPVTGVGHHILHVDVHFAENYIYWVEFNRGQWNGIFRIRPNGTELQHIVKDGIGSNGIRGLAVDWVAGNLYFTNVFPHENYVEMCWLDGSNRKVLVKTTMDAPRELAVNPLKRLLYWIDYGQYPRIGKAYLDGSNWQTVVSSGISNPRDLTIDMLTHDVYWVDSKLDQIQKISFNGGNRQLIRSNLPNPMGIAIHTGSVYWVDRNLQTIYKASKLPGNMSMPEKVRINLPKLRDIVIFDVNNQPTDENNPCRKLGNGGCDQLCFSYPPEANKGYTHRCDCATGQISASNPKKCDVVEEYLVFTTRTEIRAINLDPKSTGVPFKPVVNLTNVVGVEFDYTDNKLFFTQIRPWARIGWMSANNPDPSTIQNIISKGINPEGISYDWTQKKVYWTDSSNNSIYAMNLDGTELVMIARVERPRAIVVDPCNGTLYYTDWGRFGTSGKIYRTTMAGSLKKAIIDKDLSQPSGLTIDFDENMLYWTDAVREKIERSKLDGSDREVLISATIYPFAITVFGNYIYWTDLQLRGVYRAEKHTGANMIEMVKRLEDSPRDIHIYSPSRQKCQVNPCKISNGGCAHSCHPAPNNTVECKCDDNTKLVNEGRMCVAKNITCDPSKFFCANGKCISKMWSCDGDDDCGDNSDEDKNYCTYHSCSPSEFRCNNGRCIFQSWKCDHENDCKDGSDEEGCVYPPCAEGEFTCLNSRCIPMSQVCNGINDCKDNITSDETHERCPMNTTCPTNHLKCEKTNICVEPYWLCDGDNDCGDNSDEDPLHCAQRTCPQNSFRCPNHRCIPATWYCDGDDDCGDGADEPPEYCRSEGRTCFGDLFTCDNGNCIPRIYICDGDNDCLDNSDEDDRHQCNERKCDAETEYTCEENKFWQRAQCIPKKWICDGDPDCIDGADENSTIHHCATPTPCSEDQFQCNNGRCINEGWVCDHDNDCGDGSDEGKRCNTQYKQCSDQEFKCQNFKCIRNHFRCDGEDDCGDHSDEVGCVKENKTCPAGQFKCNNDQCIDNRLVCNKVSDCTDDSDEPPHCNIDECAKLEINQCGHKCIDTLTGYYCDCNQGYKLLADGKACADIDECIETPGVCSQYCSNTPGSYYCKCNDQYYEREPDEHTCKRKDNTTAWIIFTNKYYVRNMSTDASLYNLMHQDLMNVVAIDFDFKEQRMYFADVSAKTIYRSNYTDPSPTKEVVIRHDSHGLEGIAVDWIGRKLYWLDRHSKNLDVSELDGTRRKTLKTGVTDPRAIVVHPGTGYLYFTSWHLQAYIGKLGMDGSNFTSILNWEDDIAWPNALTIDYFTDRIYWADAHLDYIGSADLEGRHRHVVLSGAKVPHVFALSLFDDEIFWTDWNLKAISKANKHSGENLTVLRNTTHRPYDIHVVHPLRQLPYPNPCGDNNGGCSHLCLIAPPHASSYLNIEGYGEEGATTFKCACPNQFYLARDMKTCIANCTDGQHRCNGHDEKCIPWFWKCDGEKDCMDGSDEPETCPVRHCRAGSFQCKNTNCTPAATICDGTDDCGDGSDEAECAHECPLLEFKCKSSGRCILDSWKCDGDTDCKDNSDEDPAMCHNRPCNPDTEFACKNGRCIPKLWMCDFDNDCGDDSDEPAYMCRQKNCTTGWRRCPGQANYRCIPKWLFCDGKDDCRDGSDELPENCPTCSAETDFTCDNKRCIPKQWLCDFTDDCGDGSDESETVCQHKYRECSESEFKCGNGKCISSRWRCDHEDDCGDNTDEADCGGFKCKNGTFQCKSGHCIAAYFRCDGDRDCRDLSDEIGCPPRYPGGRYCPESRFQCANNLCVSQSDLCDGTDDCGDGSDEAASICTNFNCDTLRRFHCDNHRCVPRYQVCDGVDNCGDGSDENNMTLCAARVKPCDPYAQFQCANRHCVDRTQLCDFADDCGDASDELGCHHTHTCSHLDKGGCEHFCTNLTQIGGAGGYICTCFQGWIISPVDKKRCVDVDECAAGTHHCSQICNNLNGSYSCDCTEGFKLADNLSGVCKVVDDDVVLLFANGPEIHAFAQKEDREYDVITAEKRIEAIDYDPKQEMIFWADSYDKTIKRSYMLNALNGQVKSGFAQDLNMKGNSKPTALAVDYVGDNLYWTETDRTGSKPRGRVMVARTDGRYRRAIVSAGIESPTSLVLDPQMGRMFWADAGSAPKIEIAWMDGSKRRPIVTENIRHPTGLAIDHLMDHAIYWADTKLNTIEMMRHDGSNRKVILKGDLLKHPLSLDVFESSLYWVTRDTGELVRQDKFGRGVPSVISKDLVNPSAVKVYHPRRYNASGSGECSRAACSHLCLRVPGGRRCVCPELQPPPKRLAHERQCDAAVEAPRALPRVCPCENGGTCAWDAAGALSCRCRAPLQPPLCAASAASAAARAGTAAAVLVPLLLVLLLALAGAAAWFVIRKRPFGKGGGLSSLASSQSVSFRQGSNVEFGGVGSAGEPAYTLEEAPRKGRDFSNPMYDAVTRAVAQGEPEPPIPGIYEVPDELKDKVVSAVISPSSTETRGAAARGAGAGAGRALDPAADTGRDTAALVREDNHC